One part of the Mesorhizobium sp. M4B.F.Ca.ET.058.02.1.1 genome encodes these proteins:
- a CDS encoding FAD-dependent oxidoreductase, protein MAGFPEKAKVVIVGLGGIVGASVAHHLIERGWDDIVGIDKSGIPTDIGSTAHASDFCYTTSHDFLSCWTTLYSIDFYEKMGHYARIGGLEVARVGDDSRMAEIKRKIASAKSFGTRARLIEPAEIKEKFPLIEESMVQGGLWDPDAGLVIPRSQTVAGKLVDQGVASGKLQSFANTSAKSLIVENGRIKGVVTERGTIMADYVVVCTGIWGRLTAALVGEDLPVMPIDHPLTFFGPYNEFAGTGKEIGWPLLRDQGNSAYMRDTGDPKTAEGGQIEWGYYEETNPRLCHPRDLLEKDQARLSPSQRDLDMEQILAPLERAMELTPILGELGYNESHSFNGLLQVTTDGGPSMGESQKVRGLWYAVAIWVKDGPGMGKLIADWMTDGRTSIDHHAIDYARFYPHQTQEQFIWDRCTETAMKVYNPAVHPREPFSKGRDIRRSPFWEREKELGGYFMELGGWERAHGYAANEHLLEKYGNRVPVREDEWDNRHFWRVSNAEHLAMSEDCGIVNLSHFSMYDVEGPDHVALLEWLCAAKIGGDNNIGKGIYTHFLDEEGMVRADFTVIRMADRCRVIDGADAGPRDFRYMQRTAQDKGFDVTVTDVTEKYVTIGIWGPNARATLQKVVENPEGLTPENFPFAAIKPIRIGGKDVTAFRISYVGEQGWELHMRYEDGLAVWDALRSTGVMPFGVETYANTRRMEKSLRLQNADLLTEYNLLEADLARPKVKENDFCGKAKHLEYRAREHQLAMLCTLVMTDNIDQNGVARYPVGTMPVLDPATGETLVDKLGRRSFTTSVAYGPTIGKNIALAYLPWAYAQEGRRLNVEYFGETYPVEVAGVGYKPLYDPENLKPRS, encoded by the coding sequence ATGGCAGGGTTTCCGGAAAAGGCGAAGGTCGTCATCGTCGGGCTGGGCGGGATCGTGGGCGCTTCGGTCGCCCATCACCTGATCGAGCGCGGATGGGACGATATTGTCGGCATCGACAAATCCGGCATCCCGACCGATATCGGCTCGACGGCGCACGCGTCCGACTTCTGCTACACCACCAGTCACGACTTCCTGTCGTGCTGGACGACGCTCTATTCGATCGATTTCTACGAGAAGATGGGCCACTACGCCCGCATAGGCGGCCTCGAAGTCGCCCGCGTCGGCGACGACAGCCGCATGGCGGAGATCAAGCGCAAGATCGCTTCGGCCAAATCCTTCGGCACCCGGGCGCGCCTGATCGAGCCAGCCGAGATCAAGGAAAAGTTCCCGCTGATCGAAGAGAGTATGGTGCAGGGCGGCTTGTGGGATCCGGATGCCGGCCTCGTCATCCCGCGCTCGCAGACGGTCGCCGGCAAGCTCGTCGACCAGGGCGTCGCCTCAGGCAAGCTTCAGTCTTTCGCCAACACCTCGGCCAAGTCGCTGATCGTCGAGAACGGCCGCATCAAGGGCGTGGTGACCGAGCGCGGTACGATCATGGCCGACTATGTGGTCGTCTGCACCGGCATCTGGGGCCGTTTGACCGCGGCGCTGGTCGGCGAGGACCTGCCCGTCATGCCGATCGACCATCCGCTGACCTTCTTCGGCCCGTACAACGAGTTCGCCGGCACCGGCAAGGAAATCGGCTGGCCGCTGCTGCGCGACCAGGGCAACTCTGCCTACATGCGCGACACCGGCGACCCCAAGACCGCCGAGGGCGGACAGATCGAATGGGGCTACTACGAGGAGACCAATCCGCGCCTCTGCCATCCGCGCGACCTCCTGGAAAAGGACCAGGCGCGGCTGTCGCCCTCGCAGCGCGACCTCGACATGGAGCAGATCCTTGCGCCGCTCGAGCGCGCCATGGAGCTGACGCCGATCCTCGGCGAGCTTGGCTACAATGAGAGCCACTCCTTCAACGGCCTGCTGCAGGTGACGACCGATGGCGGCCCGTCGATGGGCGAAAGCCAGAAGGTGAGGGGCCTGTGGTACGCCGTCGCCATCTGGGTTAAGGACGGCCCCGGCATGGGCAAGCTCATCGCCGACTGGATGACCGACGGCCGCACCTCGATCGACCATCACGCCATCGATTATGCGCGCTTCTACCCGCACCAGACGCAGGAGCAGTTCATCTGGGATCGCTGCACCGAGACGGCGATGAAGGTCTACAATCCGGCGGTGCACCCGCGCGAGCCATTCTCCAAGGGTCGCGACATCAGGCGCTCGCCGTTCTGGGAGCGCGAGAAGGAGCTCGGCGGCTACTTCATGGAGCTGGGCGGCTGGGAGCGCGCCCACGGCTATGCCGCCAACGAGCACCTGCTGGAGAAATACGGCAACCGAGTGCCGGTGCGCGAGGACGAATGGGACAACCGCCATTTCTGGCGCGTCTCCAATGCCGAGCACCTCGCCATGAGCGAAGACTGCGGCATCGTCAATCTCTCGCATTTCTCGATGTATGACGTCGAAGGCCCCGACCATGTCGCGCTGCTGGAATGGCTGTGCGCGGCCAAGATCGGCGGCGACAACAACATCGGCAAGGGCATCTACACCCACTTCCTCGACGAGGAAGGCATGGTGCGCGCCGACTTCACCGTTATCCGCATGGCCGATCGCTGCCGGGTGATCGACGGCGCCGACGCCGGCCCGCGCGACTTCCGTTACATGCAGCGTACTGCGCAGGACAAAGGTTTTGATGTCACCGTCACCGACGTGACCGAGAAGTACGTCACCATCGGCATCTGGGGACCGAACGCGCGGGCGACCCTACAGAAGGTTGTCGAGAACCCCGAGGGCCTGACCCCGGAGAACTTCCCGTTCGCCGCGATCAAGCCGATCCGGATCGGCGGCAAGGATGTGACGGCTTTCCGCATCTCCTATGTCGGCGAGCAGGGCTGGGAGCTGCACATGCGCTACGAGGACGGCCTGGCCGTCTGGGACGCGCTGCGCTCGACCGGCGTCATGCCGTTCGGCGTCGAGACCTATGCCAACACGCGCCGCATGGAAAAGAGCCTGCGGCTGCAGAATGCCGACCTGTTGACCGAGTACAATTTGCTCGAAGCCGACCTTGCCCGTCCGAAGGTCAAGGAGAACGACTTCTGCGGCAAGGCCAAGCACCTGGAATACCGCGCGCGCGAACATCAGCTGGCCATGCTGTGCACGCTGGTGATGACCGACAACATCGATCAGAACGGCGTCGCGCGCTATCCGGTCGGCACCATGCCGGTGCTGGATCCGGCAACCGGCGAGACGCTGGTCGACAAGCTCGGCCGCCGCTCCTTCACCACTTCGGTCGCCTATGGCCCGACCATCGGCAAGAACATCGCGCTCGCCTATCTGCCCTGGGCCTATGCCCAGGAAGGGCGCAGGCTCAACGTCGAATATTTCGGCGAGACCTATCCGGTCGAGGTCGCCGGCGTCGGCTACAAGCCGCTCTACGATCCCGAGAACCTGAAGCCGCGCAGCTGA
- a CDS encoding DUF1194 domain-containing protein: MSAFASARHLLPGCAALALALGTAPASSAEPVDIELVLAVDVSLSMSPEELEIQRHGYAAALTHDLVLKAIAEGAYGKIAVTYVEWAGSNWQRVIVPWTAIANRADAERVVEQLNAHPPDSARRTSISGALEFGSDLFAESGFQGVKRVIDISGDGPNNQGAPVNLARDIVVSQGITINGLPLMTRGGFTGAYDVNDLDRYYSDCVIGGPGAFMIPVNDWTQFPEAIRRKLVLELAGPDSPQWAADEAAHPPMVLAQDKPIVDCQVGEKMWRDRSWMFDSR; this comes from the coding sequence ATGTCTGCTTTTGCCAGTGCAAGACATCTCCTTCCGGGCTGCGCCGCGCTGGCGTTGGCGCTTGGCACCGCGCCGGCATCTTCCGCCGAGCCCGTCGATATCGAACTGGTTCTGGCCGTCGACGTCTCGCTTTCCATGTCGCCCGAAGAGCTCGAGATCCAGCGCCATGGCTATGCGGCGGCCTTGACGCATGATCTCGTGCTCAAAGCCATTGCCGAAGGCGCCTATGGCAAAATCGCCGTCACCTATGTCGAATGGGCGGGCAGCAACTGGCAGCGTGTCATCGTGCCGTGGACGGCGATCGCCAATCGCGCCGATGCCGAGCGCGTGGTCGAGCAGCTCAACGCCCACCCGCCGGACAGCGCAAGGCGCACCTCGATTTCCGGCGCGCTGGAATTCGGCAGCGATCTCTTCGCCGAAAGCGGCTTTCAGGGCGTCAAGCGCGTCATCGACATCTCAGGCGACGGACCCAACAACCAGGGGGCGCCCGTCAACCTGGCGCGGGACATCGTTGTGAGCCAGGGCATCACCATCAACGGGCTGCCGTTGATGACGCGCGGCGGCTTCACCGGCGCCTACGACGTCAACGATCTCGACCGCTACTACAGCGACTGCGTCATCGGTGGTCCCGGCGCCTTCATGATACCGGTCAATGACTGGACGCAGTTCCCGGAAGCGATCCGCCGCAAGCTGGTGCTGGAACTTGCCGGCCCCGATTCGCCACAATGGGCGGCCGACGAGGCGGCCCATCCGCCCATGGTCCTCGCCCAGGACAAGCCGATCGTGGATTGTCAGGTCGGCGAGAAAATGTGGCGCGATCGCAGCTGGATGTTCGACAGCCGCTAG
- a CDS encoding peptidase inhibitor family I36 protein, whose translation MKSVAILMAAASIFCAGSASAQFYGEAGCIMFEDSYFRGRALELGADDSVSFRGGQFWNDRVSSVIVRRGCTLVAYSDTRMRGRSIELNRRVRDFSNTGWNDRISSAECYCGERY comes from the coding sequence ATGAAATCTGTTGCAATCCTGATGGCGGCCGCATCGATATTTTGCGCCGGCAGCGCCAGTGCACAGTTTTACGGCGAGGCGGGCTGCATCATGTTCGAGGACTCGTATTTTCGCGGCCGCGCGCTGGAATTGGGGGCGGACGATTCGGTGAGCTTCCGTGGCGGCCAGTTCTGGAACGACCGCGTCTCTTCGGTGATCGTGCGCCGCGGCTGCACCCTCGTCGCCTATTCGGATACGCGGATGCGAGGCCGGTCGATCGAGCTCAATCGAAGGGTCCGCGATTTCAGCAATACCGGCTGGAACGATCGCATCTCATCGGCCGAATGCTATTGCGGCGAAAGGTACTGA
- a CDS encoding GlxA family transcriptional regulator → MIAFATALDPLRSANRMLGYEAYSWRLASIDGKPVRASNGVECAVNTSLEEERKKMAGPDRPNMAIVCSGVNVERYQNKSAFAWLREEYNRGVAVGGLCTGAHILAAAGLLSNKRCAIHWENLPGFSEAFPKANVFADLFEIDQNIYTCAGGTAALDMMLKLIGDDFDESLVNRVCEQVLTDRVRSPTDRQRLPLRARLGVQNSKVLTIIELMEANLSEPLSLIEIADHVDLSRRQIERLFRTEMGRSPARYYLEIRLDRARHLLIQSSMPVVEVAVACGFVSASHFSKCYRELYARSPQQERVDRKQLLAA, encoded by the coding sequence ATGATCGCCTTCGCAACGGCGCTCGACCCGCTGCGGTCGGCCAACCGGATGCTCGGCTACGAGGCCTACAGCTGGCGCCTGGCCAGCATCGACGGCAAGCCGGTGCGCGCCTCGAACGGCGTCGAATGCGCCGTCAACACCTCGCTCGAGGAGGAGCGCAAGAAGATGGCCGGTCCGGACCGGCCCAACATGGCCATCGTTTGCAGCGGCGTCAATGTCGAGCGCTACCAGAACAAGTCGGCCTTCGCCTGGCTGCGCGAGGAATACAACCGCGGCGTCGCCGTCGGCGGACTGTGCACCGGCGCGCATATCCTTGCCGCCGCCGGCCTGTTGTCCAACAAGCGCTGCGCCATCCATTGGGAGAACCTGCCCGGCTTCTCGGAGGCCTTCCCGAAGGCCAATGTCTTTGCCGACCTGTTCGAGATCGACCAGAATATCTACACCTGCGCCGGCGGCACCGCGGCGCTCGACATGATGCTGAAGCTGATCGGCGACGATTTCGACGAAAGCCTCGTCAACCGGGTCTGCGAGCAGGTGCTGACCGACCGCGTGCGCAGCCCGACCGACCGCCAGCGCTTGCCGCTGCGGGCGCGCCTCGGCGTGCAGAACTCCAAGGTGCTGACCATCATCGAACTAATGGAGGCGAACCTCTCCGAGCCGCTGTCGCTGATCGAGATCGCCGACCATGTCGATCTGTCGCGCCGGCAGATCGAGCGCCTGTTCCGCACCGAGATGGGCCGTTCACCCGCCCGATACTATCTGGAGATTCGGCTCGACCGCGCCCGCCATCTCTTGATCCAGTCATCGATGCCGGTGGTCGAGGTGGCGGTCGCCTGCGGCTTCGTCTCCGCCTCGCATTTCTCCAAGTGCTACCGTGAGCTCTATGCCCGCTCGCCGCAGCAGGAACGCGTCGACCGCAAGCAGCTTCTGGCGGCCTAA
- a CDS encoding LysR substrate-binding domain-containing protein, translated as MNAPLNHPLPLLDLDVLRTFVAIAETGSFTTAATAVFRTPSAVSMQIKKLEDILGRSVFARDARSVTLTTDGEMLLGYARRLLSINREVVSKFIIPDIVGVVRLGSPDDYGERVLPHVLKRFAQSHPSIAVDVTIDQSINLRRRMDDRALDITLLTNSYKTSALGAEVLLTEPIVWAGAKGGCAHLREPLPVSLWEEGCIWRAGALEALGREGRNYRVAYMSAHTAGQRAAIMADLAVAPLPKSFLGNEMVELGPKDGMPDIGTYNLAMVVAPDASAPVKAVADHIRATFELFRETGKF; from the coding sequence ATGAACGCCCCACTCAATCACCCGCTGCCGCTGCTCGATCTCGATGTCCTGCGCACCTTCGTTGCGATCGCCGAGACCGGCAGCTTCACCACCGCCGCTACGGCCGTCTTCCGCACGCCTTCGGCCGTCTCCATGCAGATCAAGAAGCTGGAGGACATTCTCGGCCGCTCCGTCTTCGCGCGCGACGCGCGCTCGGTGACGCTGACGACGGACGGCGAGATGCTGCTCGGCTATGCCCGCCGGCTGTTGTCGATCAACCGCGAGGTGGTGTCGAAGTTCATCATTCCCGACATTGTCGGCGTGGTGCGGCTGGGCTCGCCGGACGACTATGGCGAGCGCGTGCTGCCACATGTCTTGAAGCGTTTCGCGCAGTCGCATCCCTCGATCGCGGTCGATGTCACCATCGACCAGAGCATCAATCTGCGCCGGCGCATGGACGACCGGGCGCTCGACATCACGCTGCTGACCAATTCCTACAAGACCAGCGCGCTGGGTGCCGAGGTGCTGTTGACCGAACCGATCGTTTGGGCCGGCGCCAAGGGCGGCTGCGCGCATCTGCGCGAACCGCTGCCGGTGTCGCTGTGGGAAGAGGGCTGCATCTGGCGGGCAGGGGCGCTCGAGGCGCTGGGACGCGAGGGCCGCAACTATCGCGTCGCTTATATGAGCGCGCACACGGCCGGCCAGCGCGCCGCGATCATGGCCGATCTCGCGGTCGCGCCGCTGCCCAAATCCTTCCTCGGCAACGAGATGGTCGAGCTCGGGCCGAAGGACGGCATGCCCGACATTGGCACCTACAATCTCGCCATGGTGGTGGCGCCCGACGCCAGCGCGCCGGTGAAGGCGGTTGCCGACCACATCCGCGCGACTTTCGAGCTGTTCCGGGAAACCGGAAAGTTCTGA
- a CDS encoding alpha/beta hydrolase, giving the protein MPSFKSHVVSFVLRHSRKKAFSSPENLQRWISYARKTEDHHPPASLRHRLDIAERRVNGFPVYEIAPRAGERKRILYLHGGAYVFQITSYHWGLIVEMAERLGYGITVPIYPIAPEHDFHDMFGMVGEVYRQMLGETGAENIAFMGDSAGGNMAVVLTMMAAEDGLPLPARHVLISPGLDMSLSNPEVFEAERNDPWLGIAGGLEAIRLYSAGIDRADWHISPLYGDLSVLPKTLLLTGSHDLLSPDNLIFAEKARAAGVEVEVVYEEGMFHVWPLIEMPETRRARNSIVAFLSSDKTTRQAESEAITWSVRASSSGPFKTGLANT; this is encoded by the coding sequence ATGCCCAGTTTCAAAAGCCACGTCGTTTCCTTTGTCCTCAGGCATAGCCGCAAGAAGGCTTTTTCCAGTCCGGAAAACCTGCAGCGCTGGATTTCTTACGCCCGCAAGACCGAGGACCATCATCCGCCGGCATCGCTGCGTCATCGCCTCGACATTGCCGAGCGCCGCGTCAACGGATTTCCCGTCTACGAGATCGCGCCGAGGGCCGGCGAGCGAAAGCGGATCCTCTATCTGCATGGCGGCGCCTATGTCTTCCAGATCACCTCCTATCATTGGGGGCTGATCGTCGAGATGGCCGAGCGGCTGGGCTATGGTATCACGGTGCCGATCTATCCGATCGCGCCCGAGCACGATTTCCATGACATGTTCGGCATGGTCGGCGAGGTCTACCGGCAGATGCTCGGCGAGACCGGCGCCGAAAACATCGCCTTTATGGGCGATTCCGCCGGCGGCAACATGGCCGTGGTACTGACCATGATGGCGGCCGAGGACGGCCTGCCGCTGCCGGCACGCCACGTCCTGATTTCGCCCGGGCTCGACATGTCGCTCTCCAACCCCGAAGTGTTCGAGGCCGAGCGTAACGATCCGTGGCTTGGCATCGCCGGCGGGCTGGAGGCGATCCGGCTCTACAGCGCCGGCATCGATCGCGCCGACTGGCACATCAGCCCGCTCTATGGCGACCTTTCGGTACTGCCGAAGACGCTTCTTCTGACCGGCTCGCACGACCTGCTCAGCCCCGACAACCTGATCTTCGCCGAGAAAGCGCGCGCCGCCGGTGTCGAGGTGGAGGTCGTCTACGAAGAAGGCATGTTCCACGTCTGGCCGCTGATCGAGATGCCGGAGACGCGGCGCGCGCGCAACAGCATCGTCGCTTTTCTCAGCAGTGATAAAACCACTCGTCAAGCAGAGAGCGAGGCGATCACTTGGTCCGTCAGGGCTTCATCAAGTGGGCCATTCAAGACCGGATTGGCCAACACATAG
- a CDS encoding ASKHA domain-containing protein, protein MAAVAAAAAKPGWPGDKRAIVNSPANITDPLVLFMPSGKRGRFPVGTPVLDAARQLGVYVESVCGGRATCGRCQIEVQEGNFAKHKIVSSNDHISPKGAKEERYERVRGLPERRRLSCSAQILGDLVIDVPQDTVINAQTIRKDADTRVIARDTAVRMCYVEIEEPDMHKPLGDLDRLKIALMKDWGFKSLEFDFYLMPQVQGILRKGNWTATAAIYKDADSDIARVIALWPGLKNEAYGLACDIGSTTIAMHLVSLLSGRVAASSGTSNPQIRFGEDLMSRVSYVMMNPDGREGMTVAVREAISSLVDKVCAEGNVQRNDILDSVFVGNPIMHHLFLGIDPTELGGAPFALAVSGAVRIKTSDIGLKLNQGARLYMLPCIAGHVGADAAAVTLSEGPHRQDEMMLIVDVGTNAEIVLGNRTRVVAASSPTGPAFEGAEISGGQRAAPGAIERVRIDAETLEPKYRVIGSELWSDQPGFAESVQSTGVTGICGSGIIEVVAEMYLAGIISEDGVVDGSLSARSPRIIANGRTFSYVLKDGEPRITITQNDVRAIQLAKAALYAGTKLLMEKQHTEHVDRIHFAGAFGSFIDPKYAMVLGLIPDCDLDKVSAVGNAAGAGARMALLNRGYRREIEETVSRIEKIETALEPKFQEHFVYAMALPNKIDPFPKLSAAVKLPPRKTVSEDGIAGDAAPRRRSREGHAARRGRG, encoded by the coding sequence ATGGCGGCCGTCGCCGCGGCGGCCGCGAAGCCCGGATGGCCAGGGGATAAGCGCGCAATCGTGAACTCGCCTGCCAACATCACCGATCCGCTCGTGCTGTTCATGCCGTCCGGCAAGCGCGGGCGGTTTCCGGTCGGCACGCCGGTGCTCGACGCGGCGCGTCAACTCGGCGTCTATGTCGAAAGCGTCTGTGGCGGACGCGCCACTTGCGGGCGCTGCCAGATCGAGGTGCAGGAAGGCAATTTCGCCAAGCACAAGATCGTCTCTTCCAACGACCACATTTCGCCCAAGGGCGCCAAGGAGGAGCGCTACGAGCGCGTGCGCGGCCTTCCCGAGCGGCGGCGCCTCTCCTGCTCGGCGCAGATCCTCGGCGACCTCGTCATCGACGTGCCGCAGGACACGGTCATCAACGCCCAAACCATCCGCAAGGATGCCGACACCAGGGTGATCGCCCGCGATACGGCAGTGCGCATGTGCTATGTCGAGATCGAAGAGCCCGACATGCACAAGCCGCTCGGCGATCTCGACCGCCTGAAGATCGCGCTGATGAAGGACTGGGGCTTCAAGAGCCTCGAGTTCGACTTCTACCTGATGCCGCAGGTGCAGGGCATCCTGCGCAAGGGCAACTGGACCGCCACCGCCGCCATCTACAAGGATGCCGACAGTGATATCGCGCGCGTCATCGCGCTGTGGCCAGGCCTCAAGAACGAGGCTTACGGACTCGCCTGCGATATCGGCTCGACCACCATCGCCATGCATCTGGTGTCGCTGCTGTCCGGCCGTGTCGCGGCCTCTTCCGGCACATCGAACCCGCAGATCCGCTTCGGCGAGGATCTGATGAGCCGTGTCTCCTATGTGATGATGAATCCGGACGGCCGCGAAGGCATGACGGTCGCGGTGCGCGAGGCGATTTCCAGCCTGGTCGACAAGGTTTGCGCCGAAGGCAATGTGCAGCGCAACGACATCCTGGACTCCGTCTTCGTCGGCAATCCGATCATGCACCATCTGTTCCTCGGCATCGATCCGACCGAGCTCGGCGGCGCGCCCTTCGCGCTCGCGGTCTCGGGCGCGGTGCGCATCAAGACCTCCGATATTGGCCTGAAGCTCAATCAGGGCGCCCGCCTCTACATGCTGCCTTGCATTGCCGGCCATGTCGGCGCCGACGCGGCGGCGGTGACGCTGTCGGAAGGCCCACACCGCCAGGACGAGATGATGCTGATCGTCGACGTCGGCACCAATGCCGAGATCGTGCTCGGCAACCGCACCAGGGTCGTGGCGGCCTCTTCGCCCACCGGCCCGGCCTTCGAGGGCGCGGAGATTTCCGGCGGCCAGCGGGCAGCACCGGGCGCCATCGAGCGCGTGCGCATCGATGCCGAGACGCTGGAGCCGAAATACCGCGTCATCGGCTCGGAACTATGGTCCGATCAGCCGGGCTTCGCCGAAAGCGTGCAATCGACCGGCGTCACGGGCATCTGCGGCTCCGGCATCATCGAGGTGGTGGCGGAGATGTATCTCGCCGGCATCATCTCGGAAGATGGCGTCGTCGACGGGTCGCTCTCCGCGCGCTCGCCGCGCATCATCGCCAACGGCCGCACCTTCTCCTATGTCCTGAAGGATGGCGAGCCCCGAATCACCATCACCCAGAACGACGTACGCGCCATCCAGCTCGCTAAGGCGGCGCTCTACGCCGGCACTAAGCTGCTGATGGAAAAGCAGCACACCGAGCATGTCGACCGCATCCATTTCGCCGGCGCTTTCGGCTCCTTCATCGATCCCAAATACGCCATGGTGCTCGGCCTGATCCCCGACTGCGACCTCGACAAGGTCTCGGCCGTCGGTAACGCGGCCGGCGCCGGCGCCCGCATGGCGCTGCTCAATCGCGGCTACCGCCGCGAGATCGAGGAGACGGTAAGCCGGATCGAGAAGATCGAGACCGCGCTGGAGCCGAAATTCCAGGAGCACTTCGTCTACGCCATGGCCCTGCCGAACAAGATCGACCCGTTCCCGAAGCTGTCGGCGGCGGTCAAACTGCCGCCCAGGAAGACAGTCAGCGAGGACGGCATAGCCGGCGACGCGGCGCCACGCCGCCGTTCGCGCGAGGGTCATGCGGCAAGGCGCGGCCGAGGCTAG
- a CDS encoding methyltetrahydrofolate cobalamin methyltransferase gives MTRTIVASATREIIIGFDQPFCVIGERINPTGRKKLAAEMVAGNFETVIKDALEQAACGATMLDVNAGVTAVDPNATEPALLVQTLEIVQGLVDLPLSIDSSVTAAIEAALKVAKGRPLVNSVTGEEEKLEAILPLVKKYNVPVVAISNDETGISMDPDVRFAVAKKIVERCADFGIPAHDVVVDPLVMPIGALGDAGRQVFALLRRLREELKVNTTCGLSNISFGLPHRHGINAAFIPMVIGAGMTSAIMNPVRPQEMEAVRGANVLNGTDENCTNWIRTYKDYKPAEGGHAVAAPVAVNAPGEGAGNGGRRRGGREARMARG, from the coding sequence ATGACCCGCACCATCGTCGCGTCGGCGACCAGAGAAATCATCATCGGCTTCGACCAGCCCTTCTGCGTGATCGGCGAGCGCATCAACCCGACGGGCCGCAAGAAGCTCGCCGCCGAAATGGTGGCCGGCAACTTCGAGACCGTCATCAAGGACGCGCTGGAGCAGGCCGCCTGCGGCGCCACCATGCTCGACGTCAATGCCGGCGTCACCGCCGTCGACCCCAATGCCACCGAGCCGGCGCTGCTGGTGCAGACGCTGGAGATCGTGCAGGGCCTGGTCGACCTGCCGCTGTCGATCGACAGTTCGGTCACCGCTGCCATCGAGGCGGCGCTGAAGGTTGCCAAGGGCCGCCCGCTGGTCAACTCGGTCACCGGCGAGGAAGAGAAGCTCGAAGCGATCCTGCCGCTGGTCAAGAAGTACAACGTCCCGGTCGTCGCCATCTCCAACGACGAGACCGGCATCTCGATGGATCCTGACGTGCGTTTCGCCGTCGCCAAGAAGATCGTCGAGCGCTGCGCCGATTTCGGCATTCCCGCCCATGACGTTGTCGTCGACCCGCTGGTGATGCCGATCGGCGCGCTGGGCGATGCCGGCCGCCAGGTGTTCGCGCTGCTGCGCCGCCTGCGCGAGGAGCTCAAGGTCAACACCACGTGCGGCCTCTCCAACATCTCCTTCGGCCTGCCGCACCGCCACGGCATCAACGCCGCCTTCATCCCGATGGTGATCGGCGCCGGCATGACCTCGGCGATCATGAACCCGGTGCGCCCGCAGGAAATGGAAGCGGTGCGCGGCGCCAATGTGCTGAACGGCACCGACGAGAACTGCACCAACTGGATCCGCACCTACAAGGACTACAAGCCGGCCGAAGGCGGCCATGCGGTTGCCGCTCCGGTGGCGGTCAACGCTCCCGGCGAAGGCGCCGGCAATGGCGGCCGTCGCCGCGGCGGCCGCGAAGCCCGGATGGCCAGGGGATAA
- a CDS encoding methylenetetrahydrofolate reductase, translating to MTIRQRDENPAGIHLPLDPLPGHTSRGRLERVLRRGEFAVTTELNPPDSADPEDVYNRARIFDGWVDAINAVDASGANCHMSSVGICALLTRMGYAPIMQIACRDKNRIAIQGDVLGGAAMGVANMLCLTGDGVQAGDQPGAKPVFDLDSMSLLETCRIMRDNGKFLSGRKLTTPPQIFLGAAVNPFAPPFDFRPIHLGKKIAAGAQFVQTQYCFDVPMFKTFMQKARDLGHTEKVFILCGVGPLASAKTAKWIRSNVPGIHIPDAIIKRLEGAQDQKKEGKQLCIDIINEVKEIPGVAGVHVMAYRQEEYVAEIVDESGVLKGRQPWKREIRRDDQLVAERLDHILHDEITETQVDMVKTAH from the coding sequence ATGACCATCCGCCAGCGCGACGAGAACCCGGCCGGCATCCACCTGCCGCTCGATCCCCTGCCCGGCCATACTTCGCGCGGCCGGCTGGAGCGCGTGCTAAGGCGCGGCGAGTTCGCGGTCACCACCGAGCTCAACCCGCCCGACAGCGCCGATCCGGAGGACGTCTATAACCGCGCCAGGATTTTCGACGGCTGGGTCGACGCCATCAATGCCGTCGATGCCTCCGGCGCCAATTGCCACATGTCCTCGGTCGGCATCTGCGCGCTGCTGACCCGCATGGGCTACGCCCCGATCATGCAGATCGCCTGCCGCGACAAGAACCGCATCGCCATCCAGGGCGACGTGCTGGGCGGCGCCGCGATGGGCGTCGCCAACATGCTCTGCCTTACCGGCGACGGTGTGCAGGCCGGCGACCAGCCCGGCGCAAAGCCGGTGTTCGACCTCGATTCGATGTCGCTGCTCGAGACCTGCCGCATCATGCGCGACAACGGCAAGTTCCTGTCCGGCCGCAAGCTGACGACGCCGCCGCAGATCTTTCTAGGCGCCGCCGTCAATCCCTTCGCCCCGCCCTTCGATTTCCGCCCGATCCATCTCGGCAAGAAGATCGCCGCCGGCGCCCAGTTCGTGCAGACGCAGTACTGCTTCGACGTGCCGATGTTCAAAACCTTCATGCAAAAGGCGCGCGATCTCGGCCACACCGAAAAGGTCTTCATCCTGTGCGGCGTCGGGCCGCTGGCCTCGGCCAAGACGGCCAAGTGGATCCGTTCCAACGTGCCGGGCATCCATATCCCCGACGCGATCATCAAGCGGCTGGAAGGAGCGCAGGACCAGAAGAAGGAAGGCAAGCAGCTCTGCATCGACATCATCAACGAGGTGAAGGAAATTCCGGGCGTCGCCGGCGTCCATGTGATGGCCTACCGGCAAGAGGAATATGTCGCCGAGATCGTCGATGAATCGGGCGTGCTGAAGGGCCGCCAGCCCTGGAAGCGCGAAATCCGCCGCGACGACCAGCTGGTCGCAGAGCGGCTCGATCACATTCTGCATGACGAGATTACCGAAACCCAGGTGGACATGGTGAAGACCGCGCATTGA